One genomic region from Leptolyngbyaceae cyanobacterium JSC-12 encodes:
- a CDS encoding hypothetical protein (IMG reference gene:2510094232), whose product MELKYDGQTIEFKGDVVEIDVLLSRRQEMKELSNSSQHRYKEHVQQLATLAEVYQQATYLNAGRMLAGAQPTAALPPARSEFQQPVYQQEPVYQQQPHHQHEYQNYAQPHPASFPLYDAPVSTSSQPVYQSPPYELPTNVERHYQDVTAQAHTVVSELSNLVAPPGAATQNKNLYARVTGFIDYLLLRHPRLYGIAVALLVGGLLLAILTSPKIKKPPTPPAALEKKEVPAEKKEQPKSKEGTGTPPDEPPSLQ is encoded by the coding sequence ATGGAGCTGAAGTATGATGGTCAGACCATCGAATTTAAGGGCGACGTAGTAGAAATTGACGTGCTGCTTTCCAGACGACAAGAGATGAAAGAGCTATCAAATTCTTCTCAGCATCGTTATAAAGAGCACGTTCAGCAACTTGCAACACTTGCGGAGGTCTACCAGCAAGCCACCTATCTCAATGCTGGAAGAATGTTAGCAGGTGCTCAACCTACTGCTGCACTACCACCTGCCCGGTCTGAGTTCCAACAACCTGTTTACCAACAGGAACCTGTTTACCAACAACAACCACATCATCAACATGAGTATCAAAATTATGCTCAGCCTCACCCAGCATCTTTTCCCCTCTATGATGCTCCAGTCAGTACGTCCTCTCAACCTGTTTACCAATCACCACCGTATGAACTACCAACAAATGTAGAACGACATTATCAAGACGTAACGGCACAAGCTCACACTGTAGTTAGTGAACTTTCTAACTTAGTTGCTCCTCCTGGTGCTGCCACTCAAAATAAAAACCTTTATGCAAGAGTGACAGGGTTCATTGATTATCTTCTGTTACGCCACCCAAGACTGTATGGCATAGCTGTTGCACTTTTGGTAGGAGGGTTGTTATTAGCTATTCTGACTTCTCCTAAAATTAAAAAACCTCCGACTCCCCCCGCTGCTTTAGAAAAGAAAGAAGTGCCTGCAGAAAAGAAAGAGCAACCTAAGTCGAAAGAAGGAACAGGTACTCCACCAGATGAACCTCCTAGTTTGCAGTAA
- a CDS encoding DNA segregation ATPase, FtsK/SpoIIIE family (IMG reference gene:2510094230~PFAM: FtsK/SpoIIIE family) produces the protein MPQPESLPNLQTVESESQLLREMRIAVQSSPNKVATLREFGSRILTSNCSADAFIAEGLQVLYESAYRANSESERERAMKDIENWIHLFQLPKHIVERVGKKVANSKIQNFVTNSTSSSDQNTRATTQQNTTALQQPPMSAPAPTTSLSSNQESNKQISTNSPGALAHRPPSDIVLPEKEIIQIDLDQHCNDINLLRQLSYSMQLVFNSLNFPTVQPALDELGNPVVVIHLRVIRFIFRCKLQDFTRFRAMSGEAVQMGMQYLGIPKPTIIAGLRGVFEVQVPKPEEYWEHCPFTSLLNFDQQRRVVMADPSQPPKFPIGVDLQNTRIYVSFEQPILYAGITRSGKSNLARQILLQVCLKYEPQWVSVIAIDLRLKSFSPFQGLPHLWNGEVITTVERAYQVLHLIAKEYSRRDKIFSAEGVDNIWSYNKRRIEKGLPPMPIWFVVLEEIDTLKYRQTKQFSKEIDDLLEEGTRTTSSNGILWAIGAHTPTEESITTDVRDMCPTRVVLHSTPHASMYIFDEKNSDGKIGSQLVGKGDSWVYYFGRPPVRAQIGFLSENLLQRTVEELKTLYSKVKPAVTDQLKEPVPQLPQLPKKPQATNKTTQTNKQPVQQVVPQATQKPNNPVPAQQQAVEQIVRNMANKT, from the coding sequence GTGCCACAGCCTGAGTCCTTACCTAATCTACAAACCGTCGAAAGTGAATCTCAGTTGCTCCGCGAGATGCGTATTGCTGTGCAAAGCAGTCCTAACAAGGTTGCAACTCTACGAGAATTTGGGAGTCGAATATTAACTTCTAACTGCTCAGCTGACGCCTTCATCGCAGAAGGTTTACAGGTTCTATATGAATCTGCTTACAGAGCGAATTCGGAGTCAGAACGTGAACGAGCGATGAAGGATATAGAAAACTGGATTCATTTATTTCAACTACCTAAACATATTGTTGAGAGAGTTGGTAAAAAAGTTGCCAACTCTAAAATTCAAAATTTTGTAACTAATTCGACAAGCTCCAGTGACCAAAACACAAGGGCTACGACTCAGCAAAATACTACTGCTTTGCAGCAACCACCGATGTCTGCTCCTGCTCCTACAACTTCTCTAAGTTCAAATCAAGAAAGCAATAAGCAAATTTCTACAAATTCTCCTGGAGCTTTGGCGCATAGACCACCAAGCGATATTGTGTTACCCGAAAAAGAAATTATCCAGATTGATTTAGACCAACATTGCAACGATATAAACTTATTACGCCAATTGTCTTATTCGATGCAGTTGGTATTTAACTCATTAAACTTTCCTACGGTTCAACCCGCATTAGATGAGTTGGGCAACCCCGTAGTAGTTATACACTTACGAGTAATCCGTTTTATTTTTAGATGTAAGCTGCAAGATTTCACCCGGTTTCGTGCAATGTCCGGGGAAGCAGTGCAAATGGGAATGCAGTACCTCGGTATTCCCAAGCCTACAATTATTGCTGGGTTAAGGGGAGTATTTGAGGTTCAAGTACCAAAACCCGAAGAGTATTGGGAGCATTGCCCATTTACTTCCTTATTAAATTTCGATCAGCAACGAAGAGTTGTGATGGCAGACCCATCCCAGCCTCCTAAATTTCCGATTGGGGTGGACCTTCAGAACACACGAATCTACGTATCGTTTGAGCAACCAATACTCTACGCAGGTATTACAAGATCTGGTAAGTCTAACCTTGCTAGACAAATTCTCCTGCAGGTGTGCCTTAAGTACGAACCACAGTGGGTTTCGGTTATCGCAATCGACTTAAGACTAAAAAGCTTCTCCCCCTTTCAGGGGTTACCGCACTTATGGAACGGTGAAGTAATTACTACTGTTGAACGCGCCTATCAAGTTTTGCATCTGATTGCTAAGGAGTACTCCCGCAGAGATAAAATCTTTTCGGCAGAAGGTGTAGACAACATTTGGTCGTACAACAAACGTAGGATTGAAAAAGGGCTACCACCCATGCCGATCTGGTTTGTTGTTCTTGAAGAGATTGACACTCTAAAATACCGACAAACAAAGCAATTCTCAAAAGAAATAGATGACCTCTTAGAAGAAGGAACTAGAACAACTAGTTCTAACGGAATTTTATGGGCGATCGGAGCACATACCCCCACTGAAGAATCTATTACTACAGATGTTCGGGATATGTGTCCAACTAGAGTTGTGTTGCATTCTACCCCACACGCATCCATGTATATCTTTGATGAGAAGAATTCAGATGGTAAGATTGGCTCACAACTTGTTGGTAAAGGTGACAGCTGGGTTTATTACTTCGGAAGACCACCAGTTCGAGCACAGATAGGTTTTCTAAGTGAAAATCTGTTACAAAGAACGGTAGAAGAGTTAAAGACTTTATATTCCAAGGTTAAACCAGCGGTTACTGACCAGTTAAAAGAACCTGTCCCTCAGTTACCCCAACTTCCAAAAAAGCCGCAAGCAACTAATAAAACAACACAAACCAATAAACAGCCTGTTCAGCAAGTTGTTCCACAAGCTACACAAAAACCTAATAATCCTGTCCCAGCTCAACAACAAGCGGTGGAGCAGATTGTCCGAAACATGGCAAATAAAACATGA
- a CDS encoding hypothetical protein (IMG reference gene:2510094231), which yields MQSKADNNKNRLERSEEFLRGFVDNGFETISTEAVTIEYESPRSPQSAPIPNRTEASGATPSRGTIPRRPPIQSPVNSTFTPTPKPEQPKQETDVNASEEEQSKGAFPNFLGRFRKNEAKEEETKPKLSKKKPQTTFSENQHHLHIGFYYLVIAILRKVSKFSLELNALLLNLHLWIAVAIIGGFILFYAENVNWLKRLRKPFLYSLIAYGLGVILHF from the coding sequence ATGCAAAGCAAAGCTGATAATAATAAAAATAGACTGGAACGTAGTGAGGAGTTCCTGCGAGGATTTGTAGACAATGGGTTTGAGACGATTTCAACGGAGGCTGTAACTATTGAATACGAGTCTCCTCGTTCACCGCAGAGTGCTCCAATTCCTAATAGAACAGAAGCTTCTGGTGCAACACCTTCTCGTGGGACTATCCCACGCAGACCTCCAATTCAGTCTCCAGTCAACTCTACGTTTACGCCAACTCCAAAACCTGAACAACCAAAACAAGAAACTGATGTAAATGCTTCTGAAGAGGAGCAATCTAAAGGGGCGTTTCCAAACTTTTTAGGTAGGTTTCGAAAAAACGAAGCAAAAGAAGAAGAAACCAAACCGAAGCTATCTAAAAAGAAACCTCAAACTACTTTTAGTGAAAATCAGCATCATCTGCACATCGGGTTCTACTACTTAGTAATTGCAATACTACGAAAAGTAAGCAAGTTTTCACTCGAACTAAACGCTCTATTGTTAAACTTACACCTATGGATCGCAGTAGCCATAATCGGTGGATTCATCCTTTTCTATGCTGAAAATGTTAATTGGTTGAAACGATTAAGAAAACCCTTCCTGTACAGTTTAATAGCTTATGGGTTAGGAGTTATTTTGCACTTTTAA